In Clostridium sporogenes, one genomic interval encodes:
- a CDS encoding sigma-54 interaction domain-containing protein: MKKTMSVVALDARAGEFYAKEINELFGEYVEIASYNVSDGSAVGTLPKADLFVISTDAYGSAEEVARHVPIDSLTMGIEVSYRWSTLQNLSMIPKGTRALFVNMTDTMAREAIAQLQQLGVNHIRFIPFYPGAVLEEPVDMAVTPEEERYVPQSVKKVLNIGHRSCTSGMMIEIALRMGLEQLLETKKFQNYFQAMATNNYSFNQIYARSRRLESQFHILMEILDEGLVGVNEKGEIFACNKKACQIAKIAENLVIGRCGEKVFPYIPFYSALKDKKEIPPKVIKLGGVNVSIEVIPVLRQKKCIGAFATLQEFSELESKQNELRNQLLKKGYCAKYTFNDVIGESDCICQTKGILKRMAATESPVLIVGETGTGKELLAHAVHCASKRSKGPFIAINVAAMPENLLESELFGYEEGAFTGAKKGGRPGLFEFAHGGTLFLDEVEGMSQAMQVKLLRVLQEGEVMRVGGSRIVSVDVRIVAATNESLEQKVEEGSFRKDLYYRLNTLTVVVPLLQERGEDVFLLMEHFKEELQGDFKLSEEVKDFLRQYSWPGNIRELHNTVEYFVYTGKQVIDMDDLPPTILHERTSRPVNFEKKERLQEVVSPFWFVLEQLCMAAERNEFIGRDKLLLKAKKQYLLLSQKEIRDILKDMEKKGFVKIGKGRGGSRITLKGKEYWQSRDKSLDK; this comes from the coding sequence ATGAAAAAAACGATGTCTGTAGTGGCTTTGGATGCCAGAGCCGGAGAGTTTTATGCAAAAGAAATCAATGAACTGTTTGGGGAATATGTCGAGATAGCATCCTACAATGTGAGTGACGGGTCTGCCGTGGGAACGTTGCCAAAGGCAGATTTATTTGTGATTTCAACAGATGCATATGGTTCCGCAGAAGAGGTGGCCCGGCATGTTCCTATAGACAGCCTTACCATGGGGATTGAAGTTTCCTACCGGTGGAGTACGTTGCAAAATCTTAGTATGATACCAAAGGGAACCCGAGCTCTTTTTGTAAATATGACAGATACCATGGCTCGAGAGGCTATTGCACAGCTGCAACAGCTGGGGGTAAACCATATTCGTTTTATTCCATTTTATCCAGGTGCTGTTTTGGAAGAGCCGGTGGATATGGCTGTAACGCCGGAGGAGGAAAGATATGTACCTCAGAGTGTAAAGAAAGTTTTAAATATCGGACACCGTTCCTGTACCTCGGGAATGATGATTGAGATTGCCTTGCGTATGGGACTTGAACAGTTGTTGGAGACGAAAAAATTCCAAAATTATTTCCAGGCGATGGCAACGAATAATTACAGCTTTAATCAGATATATGCCCGTTCTAGAAGATTGGAAAGCCAATTCCATATTTTGATGGAAATATTGGATGAGGGACTGGTAGGCGTTAATGAAAAGGGGGAGATTTTTGCATGCAATAAGAAAGCCTGCCAGATTGCAAAAATTGCGGAAAATCTTGTCATTGGCAGGTGCGGGGAAAAAGTATTTCCCTATATTCCCTTTTATAGCGCCTTGAAGGATAAGAAAGAAATTCCGCCTAAAGTGATTAAGCTGGGTGGCGTAAACGTAAGTATTGAAGTTATACCGGTTCTGCGGCAGAAGAAATGCATTGGTGCATTTGCTACCCTGCAGGAATTTAGTGAGCTGGAATCTAAACAGAATGAGCTAAGAAACCAGCTTCTAAAAAAGGGTTATTGTGCCAAGTACACCTTTAATGATGTAATCGGAGAGTCAGATTGTATCTGCCAGACGAAGGGGATTTTGAAACGGATGGCGGCTACCGAAAGTCCGGTTTTAATTGTAGGTGAAACAGGAACGGGAAAAGAACTGCTGGCTCATGCGGTGCATTGTGCATCTAAGCGAAGCAAAGGTCCTTTTATTGCCATTAATGTGGCAGCCATGCCGGAAAATCTTCTGGAAAGCGAGCTTTTCGGCTATGAAGAGGGCGCATTTACTGGCGCCAAAAAAGGCGGACGCCCTGGGCTGTTTGAATTTGCCCATGGGGGTACATTATTCCTGGATGAAGTAGAAGGTATGAGCCAGGCTATGCAGGTAAAGCTTCTGAGAGTTCTGCAGGAAGGCGAAGTCATGCGTGTAGGTGGCAGCAGAATCGTAAGCGTTGATGTTAGAATTGTTGCAGCAACCAATGAATCTTTGGAGCAGAAGGTGGAGGAAGGAAGCTTCCGAAAGGATCTGTATTATCGTTTGAATACTTTGACGGTTGTAGTACCGCTGTTACAGGAACGGGGAGAGGATGTCTTTCTTTTGATGGAGCATTTTAAAGAGGAGCTCCAGGGTGACTTTAAGTTATCAGAGGAAGTGAAAGACTTTCTGCGTCAGTATTCCTGGCCGGGAAATATCCGGGAACTGCATAACACAGTGGAATATTTTGTTTATACCGGGAAACAGGTAATTGATATGGATGATTTACCGCCTACTATTCTCCATGAACGGACATCCAGACCGGTGAATTTTGAGAAGAAGGAGAGACTGCAGGAAGTGGTTTCGCCCTTCTGGTTCGTTCTGGAACAGCTTTGTATGGCAGCGGAGAGGAATGAGTTTATCGGAAGGGATAAGTTGCTGTTGAAGGCGAAGAAGCAGTATCTTCTATTGTCCCAAAAGGAGATTCGGGATATTTTAAAGGATATGGAGAAAAAAGGTTTTGTAAAAATCGGAAAAGGAAGAGGCGGCAGCAGGATTACCCTGAAGGGGAAGGAATACTGGCAGAGTCGGGATAAGTCTTTGGATAAATAG
- a CDS encoding M6 family metalloprotease domain-containing protein — translation MKKNLLPKLVLPILVASSTIIGANNTKVSAAPINDAEIKLTQPDGQVIQCYSSGDEFYNYLHDSDGRAIVKDKKTGYYVYGKYVKNKVQPSRERVTKTNIENLKQIDSDSRVNMKDVKAPKDEIQKQRKLLNADNPVQRTKNIGELNNIVIFIKFSDQDEFKTNLSKYDTQFNSKSQASVNNYFEEISYDKLDINTSFYPKPNGNTILSYTDSHPRSYYTNVPENQQAEKEQTLLKNAVESVRSQIPSDLNVDSDNDGKVDNVCFIIKGATTGWSSLLWPHKWNMFYHDVRINGKRIDTYNFQLEDFINTQGVGVLSHEMFHTLGAPDLYHYNYDGKVAVGPWDVMDQTAPTPQSTGAYMKMNYGKWVDDIKEINKPGKYSINKIGNEANNSYIIKSPNSNKEYFVVEYRKREGQYESNLPGEGLLVYRINTAYAGRGNANGGDEIYLYRPNGSNAVEALASAGLGYNRSSINSNELFLSDGRDSGISLKNINTSGNTANFDVVINGQTGNGETGDEKLPLKYNVNFNDTKTLSKAEDISGECVYGKKINNIELYLNGSKYMDAERGRLNDSENKYKGYDLSKAAFKFSVDFSKFSDGNYPYEIRVTTEDGQKISIKQGYLKVKKQTGGTEDKDIKEWKPGTSYKVGDIVTYNNYKYKCLQAHNAIVTWEPSKTPALWARIY, via the coding sequence ATGAAAAAAAATCTTTTACCCAAATTGGTTTTACCAATTTTAGTTGCATCATCTACTATTATAGGGGCAAATAATACCAAGGTTAGTGCTGCGCCTATAAATGATGCAGAAATAAAATTAACCCAACCTGATGGACAAGTTATTCAATGTTACTCATCAGGAGATGAATTCTATAACTATTTACATGATTCAGATGGAAGAGCTATAGTTAAAGATAAAAAAACAGGTTATTATGTCTATGGAAAATATGTAAAAAACAAAGTACAACCATCTAGAGAAAGAGTAACAAAAACTAATATTGAAAATTTAAAACAGATTGATTCTGATAGCAGAGTTAACATGAAAGATGTTAAAGCTCCCAAAGATGAAATACAAAAACAAAGAAAATTACTCAATGCAGATAATCCAGTTCAAAGGACAAAAAATATTGGAGAACTTAATAATATAGTTATTTTTATAAAATTTAGTGATCAAGATGAATTTAAAACAAATTTGTCCAAATATGATACTCAATTTAATTCAAAAAGCCAAGCATCTGTAAATAATTATTTTGAAGAAATATCCTATGACAAATTAGATATTAATACAAGTTTTTACCCTAAACCTAATGGAAATACCATTTTAAGTTATACTGACAGTCATCCAAGAAGTTATTATACTAATGTTCCAGAAAACCAACAAGCAGAAAAAGAACAAACTTTACTAAAAAATGCTGTAGAATCTGTTAGAAGTCAAATTCCAAGTGACTTAAACGTAGACTCAGATAATGATGGTAAAGTTGATAATGTATGCTTTATTATAAAAGGTGCAACAACTGGATGGTCATCACTTTTATGGCCACATAAATGGAATATGTTCTACCACGATGTAAGAATAAATGGTAAAAGAATAGATACTTATAATTTCCAATTAGAAGATTTTATAAATACTCAGGGTGTTGGAGTTCTAAGCCATGAAATGTTCCATACATTAGGAGCACCAGATCTTTATCATTATAATTATGATGGTAAAGTTGCTGTAGGCCCATGGGATGTAATGGATCAAACTGCTCCTACTCCTCAATCAACAGGAGCTTACATGAAAATGAACTATGGAAAATGGGTTGATGATATAAAAGAAATAAACAAACCAGGCAAATATTCAATAAACAAGATAGGTAATGAAGCTAATAATAGTTATATAATAAAATCACCAAATTCAAATAAAGAATATTTCGTAGTAGAATACAGAAAAAGAGAAGGACAATATGAGTCAAATTTACCTGGAGAAGGATTATTAGTTTATAGAATTAATACAGCCTATGCAGGTAGAGGTAATGCAAATGGTGGTGATGAAATATATTTATATAGACCAAATGGAAGTAATGCTGTTGAAGCTCTAGCTAGTGCAGGCTTGGGTTATAATAGATCAAGCATAAATTCAAATGAATTATTCTTATCAGATGGAAGAGATAGTGGAATAAGTTTAAAAAATATTAATACATCAGGAAATACTGCTAATTTCGATGTTGTTATAAATGGGCAAACTGGTAATGGCGAAACTGGAGATGAAAAATTACCACTTAAATATAATGTAAACTTTAACGATACTAAAACATTATCAAAAGCTGAAGATATAAGCGGTGAATGTGTATATGGAAAGAAAATTAATAATATAGAATTATATTTAAATGGCTCTAAATATATGGATGCTGAACGTGGTAGATTAAATGATTCAGAAAATAAATATAAAGGTTATGACTTATCTAAAGCTGCCTTTAAATTTTCAGTAGACTTTTCAAAATTCTCTGATGGAAATTATCCATACGAAATAAGAGTAACTACTGAAGATGGTCAAAAAATTTCAATTAAACAAGGTTATTTAAAGGTAAAAAAACAAACTGGCGGTACAGAAGATAAGGACATTAAGGAATGGAAACCTGGTACAAGCTATAAAGTTGGCGATATAGTAACTTATAATAATTATAAATATAAATGCCTTCAAGCTCATAATGCCATAGTTACTTGGGAGCCATCAAAAACACCAGCTCTTTGGGCAAGAATTTATTAA
- a CDS encoding leucine-rich repeat domain-containing protein gives MKKKKIFLIIFCLIIITSTVLIYTHNKTKVTSTETNIQKVQSEKNSSQSNIKNNKNSKNDSANKETPEEEGKNDAETKENAPPTVIKNNNSKNLDHIKNLDKISSLEIVDSAIERIDKLKGKDNIKTLKIVHCNIKDLEVVSTLKNLENLEIIDCKLNDVSIVKNLKNLKRLDISNNEINNLNGLENLTNLKELYMSSNNITNLKPIHNLLKLTNLDISDNKINTIKELKNMKSIKELNICNNNISDLEGIENMNKMIGLWGSNNKINNISILSTKNEIVNLALDNNKISDISIISNFKKLKSLKLDKNNISNYKPLKDIYKNLVEPDFSI, from the coding sequence GTGAAGAAGAAAAAGATTTTTTTAATCATATTTTGTCTAATTATAATTACATCTACAGTTTTAATCTATACTCACAATAAAACTAAAGTTACTTCTACTGAGACAAATATACAAAAAGTTCAGTCTGAAAAAAATTCATCTCAAAGCAATATAAAGAATAATAAAAATTCTAAAAATGATTCTGCTAATAAGGAAACTCCTGAAGAAGAGGGAAAAAATGATGCAGAAACTAAAGAAAATGCCCCCCCTACTGTTATTAAAAACAATAATTCAAAAAACTTAGACCATATAAAAAATTTAGATAAGATATCCTCATTAGAAATTGTTGATAGTGCCATAGAGCGAATAGACAAATTAAAAGGAAAAGATAATATTAAAACTTTAAAAATAGTTCACTGCAATATAAAGGATTTAGAAGTTGTATCTACATTAAAAAACCTTGAGAATTTAGAAATTATAGATTGTAAATTAAATGATGTATCAATAGTTAAAAACTTAAAAAACTTAAAAAGATTAGATATTAGCAATAATGAAATAAATAATTTAAACGGATTAGAAAATCTAACAAATTTAAAAGAACTTTACATGTCAAGCAATAATATAACAAATCTAAAACCAATCCATAACTTACTTAAACTAACTAATTTAGATATTAGTGATAATAAAATTAATACCATTAAAGAACTAAAAAATATGAAATCCATTAAAGAACTTAATATATGCAACAACAACATATCTGATTTAGAAGGAATAGAAAATATGAACAAAATGATAGGTCTTTGGGGTAGTAACAATAAAATAAATAATATTTCTATACTTTCAACTAAAAATGAAATAGTGAATCTAGCACTAGATAATAATAAAATATCAGACATATCAATTATAAGTAACTTTAAAAAATTGAAATCTCTGAAACTAGATAAAAATAATATATCAAATTATAAACCATTAAAAGATATATATAAGAATCTAGTTGAACCAGATTTTTCAATATAA
- a CDS encoding BBE domain-containing protein, which translates to MRVIINLFSYWQRAYYGRNFNLLTQVKAKYDSENVFTFPQSITPATECD; encoded by the coding sequence ATGCGAGTAATTATTAACTTATTTTCATATTGGCAAAGGGCTTACTATGGTAGAAATTTTAATCTACTAACCCAAGTTAAGGCCAAATACGATTCTGAGAATGTCTTTACATTCCCACAAAGTATAACGCCTGCAACTGAATGTGACTAA
- a CDS encoding flavodoxin family protein, with protein sequence MKVLLINGSPKAKGCTYTALCEVAKELEKENIETEIFHIGNKPIRGCMACGGCSRNEAGKCVFDDDTVNIALEKAKEADGFIFGSPVHYAAASGQITSFLDRFFYAGDSFQYKPGAAIVSCRRGGSTAAFDQLNKYFTISNMPIVSSQYWNMVHGNTPEEVKQDLEGMQTMRVLGKNMAWLLKSINAGKEAGVVLPEKEPRAWTNFIR encoded by the coding sequence ATGAAAGTATTACTTATTAATGGAAGTCCTAAAGCTAAAGGATGTACCTATACTGCCTTATGCGAAGTAGCAAAGGAACTGGAAAAAGAAAATATTGAAACAGAAATTTTCCATATTGGAAACAAGCCTATTCGCGGTTGCATGGCTTGCGGAGGTTGTTCTAGAAATGAGGCTGGCAAGTGCGTATTTGACGATGATACTGTAAATATAGCCCTTGAAAAAGCTAAGGAAGCCGATGGTTTTATCTTTGGTTCCCCTGTACATTATGCAGCTGCCTCTGGCCAAATAACATCTTTTTTAGATAGATTCTTTTATGCAGGAGATAGCTTTCAGTATAAACCTGGTGCTGCTATTGTAAGCTGTCGCCGCGGTGGTTCAACTGCAGCCTTTGATCAGTTAAATAAATATTTTACTATTTCAAACATGCCTATTGTATCTTCTCAATATTGGAATATGGTTCATGGAAATACTCCTGAAGAAGTAAAACAGGATTTAGAAGGAATGCAAACAATGAGAGTATTAGGTAAAAATATGGCCTGGCTTTTGAAAAGTATAAATGCTGGTAAAGAAGCAGGGGTTGTGCTCCCAGAAAAAGAACCAAGAGCATGGACCAATTTTATACGTTAA
- a CDS encoding MerR family transcriptional regulator, translated as MQEKYFTTGEFARMCNVEKHVLFHYDDIGLFRPAIIKKNGYRYYSYHQYFTFSVILNLKKIGMSLKDIKIYLEQRNPSIFLDLLEEKSKEVAEKIKYFEDIQEMIESMKSMTTEGINSHNNIYLEYLPQETILPSNNMENSTNKTFANYMQEYIKFCQDLGIAVQESVGGIISVRNLRKNKSTNLSYLYIKTKSFLPGKTVIRKPGIYLCGYFEGTYDDLCHAYEKMLNYADDSGIVLGDYSFEEYLISDISQKEQKRYITKLMIETLENDLT; from the coding sequence ATGCAAGAAAAATATTTTACTACTGGAGAATTCGCTAGAATGTGTAATGTTGAAAAACATGTTCTGTTCCACTATGATGACATCGGCTTATTCCGACCAGCAATCATTAAAAAAAATGGTTACCGTTACTACTCTTATCATCAGTATTTTACATTCTCTGTTATATTGAACCTAAAAAAAATTGGAATGTCTTTAAAGGACATAAAAATCTATCTTGAGCAGCGCAACCCATCCATATTCTTAGATTTATTAGAAGAAAAAAGTAAAGAGGTAGCTGAAAAAATAAAATATTTTGAAGATATACAGGAAATGATTGAAAGTATGAAATCCATGACCACAGAAGGTATAAATAGCCACAATAATATTTACTTAGAATACTTACCTCAGGAGACTATTCTCCCATCAAATAATATGGAGAATTCAACAAATAAAACCTTTGCCAACTATATGCAAGAGTATATTAAATTCTGTCAAGATCTAGGAATTGCAGTTCAGGAATCTGTCGGTGGCATTATATCAGTTAGAAATTTGAGAAAGAATAAATCCACAAATCTTTCTTATCTGTATATCAAAACAAAATCCTTTCTACCGGGTAAAACAGTAATTCGAAAACCAGGAATCTATCTATGTGGATACTTTGAAGGTACATACGATGACTTATGCCATGCTTATGAGAAAATGCTAAATTATGCGGATGATAGTGGTATTGTTTTGGGAGATTACTCTTTTGAGGAATATCTTATTTCTGATATTTCCCAAAAAGAACAAAAGCGTTATATTACAAAACTGATGATAGAAACTTTAGAAAATGACTTAACATAA
- a CDS encoding ABC transporter ATP-binding protein — protein MKLILQYLKKYKLYLFFNILAVLGFAVAELGIPTIVSNMIDRGIVLKDKIYIYKLGIVILIVAIIGGIGNILLAYCSSKVSTSITRDIRNDIFKKAQEFSHREYNKFGVSSMITRTTNDAFILMQFINVLLRMAFLTPIMILISMFMVIKTSVTLSMVIGGCIPIICLGVYLIARASNPISTRQQKGMDRLNRITRENLTGVRVIRAFRKDRYETKRFYEANEDYASNAKKLFKLMSVTQPAFFLLLNLAVVVVFILSSKMIDVGTLQVGKLVAFQEYMFHAMFSMMLFSMIFVMYPRAEISARRIQELLEEEPVIKNPENAVTKGDEKGTLEFDHVTFQYPDGEVPVLHDISFQAKKGDKVAFIGSTGSGKSTLINLIPRFYDVTEGSIKVDGVDVRKYDLISLRQKIGFIPQKALLFSGSINENIRYGKHDAMQSEIEHSAKVSQAYDFIKDKPDQFEEMIEEGGSNVSGGQKQRLSIARAVVRKPNIYIFDDSFSALDSKTDAKLRKRLKSETTDAITLVVAQRVSSIMDATKIIVLNEGEVVGIGTHEQLLKDCKIYHEIAASQMSKEELKR, from the coding sequence ATGAAGTTAATTTTACAGTATTTAAAAAAGTATAAGCTATACCTATTTTTCAACATTCTAGCGGTGCTTGGATTTGCTGTAGCAGAGCTTGGAATTCCTACAATTGTCTCAAATATGATAGACAGAGGCATTGTATTGAAGGATAAAATCTATATTTATAAGTTGGGTATTGTCATTTTGATAGTGGCCATTATTGGTGGTATTGGAAATATTCTATTGGCTTATTGCAGTTCCAAGGTGAGTACCTCAATTACAAGAGATATTAGAAATGACATTTTCAAAAAAGCTCAAGAATTCTCTCATAGAGAATATAATAAATTCGGTGTATCTAGTATGATTACTAGGACAACCAATGATGCTTTTATTCTTATGCAGTTTATTAATGTGTTGCTTAGAATGGCGTTTCTAACGCCGATAATGATTTTAATTAGTATGTTTATGGTAATAAAGACAAGTGTAACTTTGTCTATGGTGATTGGAGGATGTATTCCTATTATATGCCTTGGTGTATATCTGATTGCTAGAGCAAGTAACCCAATCAGTACTAGGCAACAGAAGGGAATGGATCGATTAAATCGAATTACAAGGGAGAATTTAACTGGCGTTAGAGTTATTCGTGCATTCCGGAAAGATCGCTATGAAACTAAGCGATTTTACGAAGCCAACGAAGATTATGCATCTAATGCAAAAAAGTTGTTTAAGTTGATGTCTGTTACACAGCCAGCATTCTTCCTGCTATTAAATCTTGCAGTTGTAGTTGTATTTATCCTTTCTAGCAAGATGATTGATGTAGGGACACTACAGGTAGGAAAATTAGTGGCATTCCAGGAATATATGTTTCATGCTATGTTTTCTATGATGCTGTTTTCTATGATATTCGTCATGTATCCACGTGCAGAAATCAGTGCTAGACGTATTCAGGAGCTGCTAGAAGAAGAGCCGGTTATTAAAAATCCGGAAAATGCAGTAACAAAGGGAGATGAAAAGGGAACCTTAGAATTTGATCATGTAACCTTCCAATATCCTGATGGTGAGGTTCCTGTTTTACATGATATAAGTTTTCAGGCAAAAAAAGGAGATAAAGTTGCTTTTATTGGAAGTACTGGAAGTGGGAAAAGCACGTTAATCAATCTTATTCCTAGATTTTATGATGTCACTGAAGGTAGCATTAAAGTAGATGGGGTAGATGTTAGGAAATACGATTTAATATCATTGCGCCAAAAAATCGGTTTTATTCCGCAAAAAGCCCTGCTGTTTTCTGGTAGCATCAATGAAAATATCCGCTACGGAAAACATGATGCAATGCAATCTGAAATAGAGCATAGCGCTAAAGTTTCACAGGCTTATGATTTTATCAAAGATAAGCCAGACCAGTTTGAGGAAATGATAGAAGAGGGAGGAAGCAACGTATCTGGTGGACAAAAACAGAGGTTGAGCATTGCAAGAGCCGTTGTAAGAAAGCCGAACATCTATATATTTGATGATTCTTTTTCCGCATTGGATTCTAAAACAGATGCTAAATTAAGAAAGAGATTAAAAAGTGAAACTACAGATGCTATTACTTTGGTTGTGGCTCAGAGAGTATCTTCTATTATGGATGCCACAAAAATTATTGTATTGAACGAAGGAGAAGTGGTTGGAATAGGAACTCATGAGCAGCTACTAAAGGATTGCAAAATTTATCATGAGATAGCCGCGAGCCAGATGTCAAAGGAGGAATTGAAACGATGA
- a CDS encoding ABC transporter ATP-binding protein: protein MKKKDTGIKRLIPYLKKYKIKIILAILLIIVASCLIALSPTLEGMITTQLFSDITKGQRVNFQRINRIILTLICVYAAGALSNCAYQFLLTDAIQNAMLDLRNDVEGKIKKLPIAYFDRNALGDILSRVSNDVETISNALQQSFAQILNAVLGLSLAVFMMFKIQWVMALSSIAIILVSGIISKVIVKKSQPIFQKQQNALGHLNGIVQERFTGFNEIKLFGKQEDALTEFMNANEELCENGFKAQFISGLMSPLVAFVTYIGIGCVAIAGAFYAIGGIITVGQLQAFIRYIWQVNQPMSQITQLSSAIQSSVAAVHRVFEFLNEEEESEEVELIKLDKEVHGNVSFENVEFSYTKEKPLLHDLNVQVKSGQMVAIVGPTGVGKTTLINLLMRFYDVTGGSIKIDGVDIQHMKRDDLRAKFGMVLQDTWLFNGSIKENIAYGKEGATEEEIIDAAKVANVHHFITTLPEGYNMILNEEANNISQGEKQLLTIARSILCDPPIMILDEATSSVDTRLEQKLQDAMRKIMKGRTSFVIAHRLSTIKNADLILVMKDGNIVEQGTHNELLGKKGYYEQLYHAQFADLA, encoded by the coding sequence ATGAAAAAGAAAGATACTGGTATTAAACGTTTGATTCCATATTTAAAGAAATATAAGATAAAGATTATCTTAGCAATATTATTAATCATTGTAGCGTCCTGCTTAATCGCATTAAGCCCTACTTTAGAGGGGATGATTACTACTCAATTATTTTCTGATATTACAAAAGGACAAAGGGTGAATTTCCAAAGGATCAATAGAATTATTTTAACTCTAATTTGTGTCTATGCGGCAGGAGCTTTAAGCAACTGTGCTTATCAATTCTTATTAACCGATGCAATACAAAATGCTATGCTGGATTTAAGAAATGATGTGGAAGGTAAAATTAAAAAACTTCCAATTGCATATTTTGATAGAAATGCCCTAGGAGATATTTTGAGTCGTGTATCTAACGATGTGGAGACCATTTCAAATGCCCTTCAACAAAGCTTCGCTCAGATTTTGAACGCTGTTTTAGGATTAAGCCTTGCAGTATTTATGATGTTTAAGATTCAATGGGTAATGGCTCTATCTTCTATTGCAATTATCCTAGTATCTGGTATTATATCTAAGGTAATTGTGAAAAAATCCCAACCCATATTTCAAAAGCAGCAGAATGCTCTAGGACATTTAAACGGAATTGTTCAAGAGAGATTTACTGGTTTTAATGAAATTAAATTATTCGGTAAACAGGAAGATGCATTGACAGAATTTATGAATGCTAATGAAGAACTGTGTGAAAATGGTTTTAAAGCTCAGTTCATCAGCGGTTTAATGTCTCCTCTCGTAGCCTTTGTAACTTATATTGGAATTGGATGTGTAGCTATTGCAGGTGCATTTTATGCCATTGGGGGCATTATTACGGTAGGACAGCTTCAGGCTTTTATTCGTTATATATGGCAGGTAAATCAGCCTATGTCTCAGATTACTCAATTATCCTCAGCAATACAGTCCTCTGTGGCTGCAGTGCACAGGGTCTTTGAATTCTTAAATGAAGAGGAAGAATCCGAAGAAGTGGAGTTGATAAAACTAGATAAAGAAGTTCATGGTAATGTATCCTTTGAAAATGTAGAGTTCTCTTACACAAAGGAGAAACCTTTACTTCACGATCTGAATGTGCAAGTAAAAAGTGGTCAGATGGTTGCTATAGTAGGTCCTACAGGAGTAGGAAAAACCACATTAATCAATTTGCTTATGAGATTTTATGATGTAACTGGTGGCTCTATCAAGATAGATGGTGTAGATATTCAACATATGAAACGAGATGATCTGAGAGCAAAATTTGGAATGGTTCTTCAGGATACTTGGCTCTTTAATGGAAGTATTAAAGAAAATATAGCCTATGGAAAAGAAGGTGCTACCGAAGAAGAAATCATAGATGCAGCCAAGGTGGCAAATGTACACCATTTTATAACTACCCTTCCTGAAGGATATAACATGATACTAAACGAAGAGGCTAATAACATCTCTCAAGGAGAAAAACAACTTTTGACAATAGCAAGATCTATACTCTGCGATCCACCTATCATGATTTTAGATGAAGCTACTAGCTCCGTGGACACAAGACTGGAACAAAAACTCCAGGATGCCATGAGAAAAATTATGAAGGGGAGAACTTCCTTTGTAATTGCTCACAGATTGTCTACAATAAAAAATGCAGATTTAATCTTAGTTATGAAGGATGGAAATATCGTGGAACAAGGAACACACAATGAGTTGCTAGGGAAGAAGGGATATTATGAACAGCTTTACCATGCCCAATTTGCGGATTTGGCTTGA